One window from the genome of Deltaproteobacteria bacterium PRO3 encodes:
- a CDS encoding glutathione S-transferase family protein: MPEKLTLVIGNKNYSSWSLRPWLLMRQMGIPFEEILIPLYRPETKERILMYSPSGKVPALREEDRVVWESLAIAEYLAEMFPRMNLWPEDPEARALARSVSNEMHAGFHALRSELPMNIRRAPSPVAMSEAALADARRVREIWRQCRARHGGGGLFLFGRFSIADAMYAPVLFRFYNYAVDRDEVASAYQETMFALPALREWIEAARAEPWVIAASEK, from the coding sequence ATGCCCGAAAAACTGACGCTCGTGATCGGCAATAAAAATTATTCCTCTTGGTCGCTGCGACCTTGGCTGCTGATGAGGCAGATGGGGATTCCCTTCGAGGAGATCTTGATCCCCTTGTATCGCCCCGAGACCAAGGAGCGCATTTTGATGTATTCGCCTTCGGGCAAAGTTCCGGCCTTGAGGGAAGAAGATCGCGTCGTGTGGGAGTCACTGGCGATCGCCGAGTATCTGGCCGAGATGTTCCCCCGGATGAATCTCTGGCCGGAAGATCCCGAGGCGCGAGCCCTGGCGCGGTCGGTCTCGAACGAGATGCACGCGGGCTTTCACGCGCTGCGCTCCGAGCTGCCCATGAATATCCGGCGCGCGCCGTCCCCCGTGGCGATGAGCGAGGCCGCCCTGGCCGACGCGCGGCGGGTGCGGGAAATCTGGCGGCAGTGCCGAGCGCGCCACGGCGGGGGAGGGCTCTTCCTCTTCGGGCGTTTCTCGATCGCCGACGCGATGTACGCGCCGGTCCTGTTTCGCTTTTATAATTATGCCGTGGATCGCGACGAGGTCGCTTCGGCCTACCAAGAGACGATGTTCGCCTTGCCCGCCCTACGCGAGTGGATCGAAGCCGCCCGCGCGGAGCCTTGGGTGATCGCGGCCTCCGAAAAATAA
- a CDS encoding type II toxin-antitoxin system VapC family toxin: protein MNVVDSSAWLEYFADGPNADFFAPAVEAVDRLLVPAVCCFEVFKKILRERGEGEALQAAALMRQGRVVPLDEGLALEAAKLSLIKKLPMADSIVLATAWSHRAVLWTQDADFEGMEPVQFKRRP, encoded by the coding sequence ATGAACGTCGTCGATTCCTCGGCCTGGTTGGAATACTTCGCCGATGGACCTAACGCCGATTTTTTTGCGCCGGCGGTGGAGGCGGTGGATCGGCTCTTGGTGCCCGCCGTCTGCTGTTTCGAGGTATTCAAAAAAATCCTGCGGGAACGAGGGGAGGGCGAGGCGCTTCAGGCCGCCGCCTTGATGCGCCAAGGGCGCGTGGTCCCCTTGGACGAGGGGCTGGCCCTCGAGGCCGCCAAACTGAGCCTGATAAAAAAGCTGCCGATGGCCGACAGTATCGTCCTGGCCACGGCCTGGAGTCATCGCGCCGTGCTTTGGACCCAAGACGCGGATTTCGAGGGGATGGAACCGGTTCAATTCAAGAGGAGGCCTTAG
- a CDS encoding AbrB/MazE/SpoVT family DNA-binding domain-containing protein: protein MAIVTVSSKFQIVIPPSIRESLGIRPGEKIHLLPYQNRIEFIPQREMKKMRGFLKGIDTRVEREKDRE, encoded by the coding sequence ATGGCGATTGTTACAGTTTCCTCTAAATTTCAAATCGTGATTCCTCCCTCGATTCGCGAATCTTTGGGCATCAGGCCCGGGGAAAAGATCCACCTGCTTCCCTATCAAAACCGCATCGAGTTCATCCCCCAGCGCGAGATGAAAAAGATGCGAGGCTTCCTCAAAGGCATCGACACCCGCGTCGAGCGAGAGAAAGACCGCGAATGA
- a CDS encoding DUF547 domain-containing protein, with amino-acid sequence MSLGSTLKFLTTISLTLMWGILPFRAVTAQDIFSAKSYRVKGSGETAAPKPEPAKGPPPMGLPSSVSQLPEGTHVFVPSVPEYVYHEVANPQPIAVPKGPPPVYVNHEVFGKILEKFVSKSGWVNYRDLKRDKEALESLDAYVNDLMALNPSTLTDPQDKLAAWLNLYNATILRDILKVYPVENLLKIPNFFGKPRFKVGDKTYSILDVEELIFRQELQEPRTVFARVNGASSSPRLMREAYDPRKIDKQLEERTMAFFKDPANMHYNVVGKTLLLNATVAFYEKDFLDLRGFLANYLSGMAPNYYLSYLGYDWKLNDEKLH; translated from the coding sequence ATGTCGCTGGGATCGACCTTAAAATTTCTGACCACGATTTCCTTGACGCTCATGTGGGGGATTCTGCCTTTCCGCGCCGTGACGGCGCAGGATATCTTTTCCGCGAAGTCCTACCGGGTGAAGGGCTCGGGCGAGACCGCCGCGCCCAAGCCCGAGCCGGCCAAGGGCCCGCCGCCGATGGGCCTGCCGTCCTCGGTGAGCCAGCTCCCGGAAGGCACCCATGTCTTCGTCCCCTCCGTGCCGGAATACGTCTACCACGAGGTCGCCAACCCGCAGCCGATCGCCGTCCCGAAAGGGCCCCCGCCCGTCTACGTCAACCACGAGGTCTTCGGCAAGATCTTGGAAAAATTCGTCTCCAAGTCGGGTTGGGTCAACTACCGCGACCTCAAGCGCGACAAGGAGGCCCTAGAGAGTCTCGACGCCTACGTCAACGACCTCATGGCGCTCAATCCCTCGACGCTGACCGACCCCCAAGACAAGCTGGCCGCCTGGCTGAACCTCTACAACGCGACGATCCTGCGCGATATCCTCAAGGTCTATCCCGTCGAGAACCTCTTGAAGATCCCCAATTTCTTCGGCAAGCCCCGCTTCAAGGTCGGCGACAAGACCTACTCCATCCTGGACGTCGAGGAGCTGATCTTCCGCCAGGAGCTGCAGGAGCCGCGCACCGTCTTCGCCCGGGTCAACGGCGCCAGCAGCAGCCCGCGGCTGATGCGCGAGGCCTACGACCCGCGCAAGATCGACAAGCAGCTCGAGGAGCGGACGATGGCGTTTTTCAAGGACCCGGCCAACATGCATTACAACGTCGTGGGCAAGACCCTGCTGCTCAACGCGACAGTGGCCTTCTACGAAAAGGATTTTTTGGACCTGCGCGGCTTCTTGGCCAATTATCTGAGCGGGATGGCGCCCAACTATTACCTCTCCTACCTCGGCTACGACTGGAAGCTGAACGACGAGAAGCTGCATTGA
- a CDS encoding DUF4911 domain-containing protein, with translation MSVKEIVVRNFKVDPSDIVFLKAVLESYEGMVVMRTLEVGKPVIELLIARDFAGTIDAVLRDLQKQVAFEEVPRPEGAPSWP, from the coding sequence ATGAGCGTCAAGGAAATCGTGGTCAGAAATTTTAAGGTCGATCCCAGCGACATCGTCTTCCTCAAAGCGGTCCTCGAATCCTACGAAGGCATGGTCGTCATGCGCACCCTCGAGGTCGGCAAGCCGGTGATCGAACTTCTGATCGCCCGGGACTTCGCCGGCACCATCGACGCCGTGCTGCGGGACCTGCAAAAGCAGGTGGCCTTCGAGGAGGTCCCGCGACCGGAGGGGGCGCCTAGTTGGCCATAG